In the genome of Saprospira sp. CCB-QB6, one region contains:
- a CDS encoding pseudouridine synthase — protein MDHYYYIIYKPYRMLSQFTQEQPNHITLAHLDLAFPKDVYPVGRLDADSEGLLLLSNDNGLKTRLLNPKNSHWRYYWVQVEGQPQEEDLEKLRAGGLSIKLPSKKRYACLPAKAELLAQPPILPERDPPVRFRANIPTSWLRLGLKEGKNRQVRKMTAAIGFPTLRLVRQQIGQWSMPENMQPSDCLQLDKEEVLQLLK, from the coding sequence ATGGACCATTATTATTATATAATATATAAACCTTATCGCATGCTCTCGCAATTTACGCAGGAGCAACCCAATCATATTACTTTGGCCCATTTAGACCTAGCTTTCCCCAAGGATGTTTATCCCGTTGGCCGCCTAGATGCCGATAGCGAGGGCCTCTTACTATTAAGCAATGACAATGGCTTAAAAACTCGTTTGCTCAATCCTAAAAATAGCCATTGGCGCTACTATTGGGTCCAAGTAGAAGGTCAGCCTCAGGAGGAGGATCTAGAAAAGTTGCGGGCAGGCGGTTTATCCATAAAGCTGCCCTCTAAAAAGCGCTATGCTTGCCTGCCCGCCAAGGCCGAGCTTTTAGCTCAGCCACCTATTCTTCCAGAGCGGGATCCCCCTGTTCGCTTTCGGGCCAATATTCCAACCAGTTGGTTGCGCCTAGGGTTAAAAGAGGGGAAAAACCGCCAAGTGCGGAAAATGACGGCAGCCATTGGCTTTCCGACTCTCCGTTTGGTGCGGCAGCAAATTGGCCAGTGGAGCATGCCCGAAAATATGCAGCCTAGCGATTGCCTCCAATTGGATAAAGAAGAGGTGCTACAGCTATTGAAATAG
- a CDS encoding DUF7793 family protein, whose translation MMQELNSPEVILNSCRLYWASSGIVTMYLNPIELDLASAQEIKWTMRDMADLRGAPIYTIFDVRKIKRFTKEARDFFSHDPSPRTKAAAIIVGSGFSKLAANFMLGLNRPKFPMKAFNSEEKAEAFLLSLMD comes from the coding sequence ATGATGCAAGAACTAAATTCCCCTGAAGTTATTTTAAATAGCTGCCGCCTGTATTGGGCCTCCTCTGGTATTGTGACCATGTACCTAAATCCCATAGAACTAGATTTAGCCAGCGCTCAAGAAATTAAATGGACCATGAGAGATATGGCCGACCTGCGTGGCGCTCCTATCTATACTATTTTCGACGTCCGAAAGATTAAGCGCTTTACCAAAGAAGCCCGAGATTTCTTCTCTCATGATCCCTCTCCCAGAACAAAAGCCGCAGCTATTATTGTGGGTTCGGGTTTCTCTAAATTAGCCGCCAATTTTATGCTGGGCCTCAATCGCCCAAAGTTTCCCATGAAGGCCTTTAATAGTGAAGAAAAAGCCGAGGCTTTTTTACTCAGCCTTATGGATTAA
- a CDS encoding glycosyltransferase family 2 protein has protein sequence MSIQQNIFVIIVSYNGEKHLKPCLDSLALSNIPLKVVVIDNCSNDQSVQILQEYALAKLILSKENLGFGQANNLGIQYALEQNADYIFLLNQDTWIRPNSIEELVKCSAELPDMQLLSPLQYAGNEKDLDFGFQRYYAAANPSSYPNCKESQFVNAAAWWLKASTFKQIGGFNPLFPHYGEDLNFCHRFLAQNGKIFITTKSLIFHNRPQSTAENKQLKLQQINLLANLLNPQHSLASAFLKASYQTASQLKFLPKSPKNSLIGLFSMAWFLLQQLMRYNSLKENRAKSMQPKAFL, from the coding sequence ATGAGTATACAGCAAAATATCTTTGTCATCATTGTCTCTTATAATGGAGAAAAACATCTAAAACCTTGTTTAGACTCGCTGGCCCTGTCCAATATTCCACTAAAAGTGGTGGTTATAGACAACTGTTCTAACGATCAATCGGTCCAAATTCTACAAGAATATGCCCTAGCTAAGTTGATTTTATCCAAAGAAAATCTAGGCTTTGGCCAAGCCAATAATTTAGGTATTCAATACGCCTTAGAACAAAATGCAGACTATATATTTTTGCTCAATCAAGATACTTGGATTCGCCCAAACAGCATTGAAGAATTGGTCAAATGTAGCGCTGAACTTCCAGATATGCAGCTACTTAGCCCTCTGCAATATGCTGGAAACGAAAAGGATTTAGACTTTGGTTTTCAAAGATATTATGCTGCGGCCAATCCGAGTTCCTACCCCAACTGCAAGGAAAGTCAATTTGTCAATGCTGCGGCTTGGTGGCTAAAAGCAAGCACCTTTAAACAAATCGGCGGCTTCAATCCCCTATTTCCACATTATGGCGAAGACTTGAATTTTTGCCATCGTTTTTTGGCCCAAAACGGAAAAATTTTTATCACGACAAAGAGCCTCATTTTTCATAATCGGCCACAATCCACAGCCGAAAATAAACAACTAAAGCTCCAACAGATTAACTTGCTGGCCAATTTACTCAACCCCCAACATAGTTTGGCAAGCGCTTTTTTAAAAGCTAGTTATCAAACGGCCAGTCAGCTAAAATTTTTGCCCAAAAGCCCCAAAAATAGCCTAATTGGCCTATTTTCTATGGCTTGGTTTCTCCTTCAACAACTGATGCGCTACAATAGCCTAAAAGAGAATCGAGCAAAAAGTATGCAGCCCAAAGCCTTTCTTTAA
- a CDS encoding amino acid ABC transporter substrate-binding protein, with amino-acid sequence MNFKQIGLLLASISLLLVLDSCHLLKGGGGTDELETVRTNKDTVKTTVENGYKPEITNRDSLRKLKPDTIVWQDTLQESQFKQIIVEYRKIGLQPIQKDTLGWIDYTGKIYEGSPNQMRKAQFKEQYTLTIMLPFLANNYYKTEIPLRSLRAVEYYEGVELALDSLQKRKLALKVQVFDTEAKESKVDSLLKSKALAKSDVILGPVSSKLLQKTANFGRDSGIMVVSPFNNNPSVTENNIFYLQLNPGYPVHYQHMGKFLAEGIQTPAELKYRLKTQKVLIVGQEKDSTAVEEITAAYQKGKNDLTAKLPFYLSPNNGLSIESIKKHLSKDALNIVVIPSYRSEAFVFAALRELHSLVDRVEKHKGYEFLVIGMPQWKYYERINYDYYENLRLHFSDAFFVQENSREAKAFIKKYKERYGIAPREFAYMGYDATLYLAEMLEKYGTGFPEQFHKAPYIGLQGRFYIEEMIEERPLLENEEIIEKPLINRFENQFVHFLQFKDYELKPLSIFISKLQEEVEKQQKAED; translated from the coding sequence ATGAACTTTAAGCAAATAGGACTACTCCTGGCGTCTATAAGCCTTTTATTGGTTTTGGATAGTTGTCACTTATTGAAAGGAGGGGGCGGAACGGATGAATTAGAAACAGTTCGGACCAATAAGGATACCGTTAAAACCACTGTAGAGAATGGCTATAAGCCAGAAATTACGAACCGAGACAGCTTGCGCAAGCTCAAGCCCGACACCATTGTTTGGCAGGACACTTTGCAAGAATCTCAGTTTAAGCAAATCATTGTAGAGTATCGCAAAATTGGGCTGCAGCCTATACAGAAAGACACCTTGGGCTGGATTGATTATACGGGAAAAATCTATGAGGGCAGTCCCAATCAGATGCGAAAAGCCCAGTTTAAGGAGCAATATACCTTGACGATTATGTTGCCTTTTTTGGCCAACAACTACTATAAAACGGAGATTCCGCTGCGTTCTTTGCGGGCCGTAGAATATTATGAGGGAGTAGAATTGGCTTTGGATAGTTTGCAGAAGCGCAAGTTGGCGTTAAAGGTACAAGTATTTGATACCGAGGCCAAAGAGAGCAAAGTAGATAGCTTACTCAAGAGTAAGGCCTTGGCGAAATCGGATGTAATTTTGGGACCAGTGAGTTCTAAACTGCTTCAGAAGACGGCAAATTTTGGTCGGGACAGCGGCATTATGGTTGTTTCTCCCTTTAACAACAACCCTAGCGTGACAGAAAATAACATTTTCTATTTGCAGCTCAATCCGGGTTATCCTGTACATTATCAGCATATGGGGAAATTTTTGGCCGAGGGCATTCAAACCCCAGCCGAGTTAAAATATCGCCTCAAAACGCAGAAAGTCTTAATTGTGGGGCAAGAAAAAGACAGCACAGCTGTGGAGGAAATCACGGCAGCCTACCAAAAAGGGAAAAATGACCTGACGGCCAAATTGCCCTTCTATCTTTCGCCCAATAATGGTTTGAGCATTGAGAGCATCAAAAAGCATTTGAGCAAAGATGCCCTAAATATTGTGGTTATTCCCAGTTATCGATCAGAAGCCTTTGTATTTGCGGCTTTGAGAGAGCTGCATAGTTTGGTGGATCGGGTGGAGAAGCACAAAGGTTATGAGTTTTTAGTGATTGGTATGCCACAGTGGAAATATTACGAGCGCATCAACTACGATTATTACGAAAATCTTCGTCTACATTTTAGCGATGCCTTTTTTGTGCAAGAAAACAGCCGAGAGGCCAAGGCCTTTATCAAAAAATACAAAGAGCGCTACGGCATTGCGCCCAGAGAATTTGCTTATATGGGCTATGATGCCACCTTATATTTGGCCGAAATGCTAGAAAAGTATGGTACGGGCTTTCCCGAACAGTTTCACAAAGCGCCCTATATTGGTTTGCAGGGCCGTTTTTACATTGAGGAAATGATTGAAGAGCGTCCCTTGCTCGAAAATGAAGAAATTATCGAAAAGCCTTTAATCAATCGCTTTGAAAACCAATTTGTGCACTTCTTGCAGTTTAAGGATTATGAGCTAAAGCCCCTCTCGATCTTTATTTCTAAACTACAGGAAGAAGTTGAAAAGCAGCAAAAGGCCGAAGACTAA
- a CDS encoding 5-methylcytosine restriction system specificity protein McrC, giving the protein MQTKKQIQIFEQDRLYLGPDLDEAQLQSLLQLGSPYVFPIHQGLRWGNFVGLVETESLCVEILPKLEKAVPKNQQQHRQILHELLAYSQAENLAHWQNWARQDSEKGPWLSHYRQKFLAELQRFWQGPQEYKQLDQAGRNKSWQGQIDFSKLQPPVQLWPYLRRSVKQAPPFLFLLVWTLEEMWAQGLAPKEKQLIQSLLEQLPMAPTRPLQINWVAYAPRNPKGQLLFELARLFLAGLRPSTQKGKNWLWSFLLPMPQLFEQYLAVSLGAISPQSWTLSLQAQKPFWESRQLRADCCWEDAYGKRILIEVKWKLLEQNLPSEQDLRQIYTYQQEWSAEEGWLVYPAPLGRAKMKSAPFASGKGRARLLEVPLVQNGQLNKQLGQSLLLLALQNGLRL; this is encoded by the coding sequence ATGCAAACCAAAAAGCAGATCCAAATTTTTGAGCAGGACCGCCTTTATCTTGGTCCTGACTTAGATGAAGCTCAACTACAAAGCCTTTTGCAGTTGGGTTCTCCTTATGTTTTCCCCATTCATCAGGGCTTGCGTTGGGGCAATTTTGTAGGTTTGGTAGAAACCGAAAGCCTTTGTGTAGAAATTTTGCCCAAATTGGAAAAGGCCGTTCCCAAAAATCAACAGCAACACCGCCAAATTTTACATGAGCTTTTGGCCTACAGCCAAGCCGAGAATTTGGCCCATTGGCAAAACTGGGCTCGACAGGACAGCGAAAAAGGTCCTTGGTTAAGCCATTATCGCCAGAAGTTTTTAGCAGAATTACAACGCTTTTGGCAGGGCCCCCAAGAGTATAAACAGTTAGATCAAGCAGGGCGCAACAAAAGCTGGCAGGGCCAAATCGATTTTTCCAAATTGCAGCCCCCTGTTCAGCTTTGGCCCTATTTGAGGCGATCTGTCAAGCAAGCTCCCCCTTTTTTGTTCCTATTGGTTTGGACCTTAGAAGAGATGTGGGCGCAGGGCTTAGCGCCCAAAGAAAAACAGCTGATACAAAGCCTTTTGGAACAATTGCCAATGGCTCCTACTCGGCCCCTGCAAATCAATTGGGTGGCCTATGCGCCTAGGAATCCCAAAGGCCAACTACTTTTTGAATTGGCCCGCTTGTTCTTAGCGGGTTTGCGGCCCTCTACCCAAAAGGGAAAAAATTGGCTATGGAGTTTTTTATTGCCCATGCCGCAATTATTTGAGCAATATTTAGCGGTTAGTTTAGGCGCTATTAGTCCCCAAAGCTGGACCTTATCGCTACAGGCCCAAAAGCCCTTTTGGGAAAGCCGTCAGTTGCGGGCCGATTGCTGTTGGGAAGATGCTTATGGGAAACGCATTCTGATTGAGGTCAAATGGAAATTGTTAGAGCAGAACTTGCCCAGCGAACAAGACTTACGGCAGATATACACCTATCAGCAAGAGTGGTCCGCTGAAGAGGGCTGGTTAGTTTATCCAGCGCCCTTGGGGCGGGCTAAAATGAAAAGCGCGCCCTTTGCCAGTGGCAAAGGGCGCGCGAGACTATTGGAAGTTCCTTTGGTCCAAAATGGGCAATTGAACAAGCAATTGGGGCAGAGTTTACTGCTTTTGGCCCTACAGAATGGTCTGCGGCTTTAA
- the queA gene encoding tRNA preQ1(34) S-adenosylmethionine ribosyltransferase-isomerase QueA, translating to MKLSQFNFDLPQELIAQYPVENRDESRLMVVHRDSGKIEHRQFRDIIEYFDDGDVFIMNNTKVFPARLYGQKEKTGAKIEVFLLRELNEEQKLWDVLVDPARKIRVGNKLYFNDEDGVELLVAEVVDNTTSRGRTIRFLYDGPNEEFRAQLYKLGQTPLPKYIKRDLEDLDTERYQTIYAKEVGAVAAPTAGLHMSHEVMKRLELKGVEFAELTLHVGLGTFRNIEVEDLSKHKMDAEYFKISEKVCDTVNNAIEKGNRRCALGTTSMRSIESSVSAQNLLKPAEGWTNRFIYPPYDFSIANCMITNFHLPKSSLVIMICAFGGYDLMMEAYRQAVEQKYRFYSYGDAMLIL from the coding sequence ATGAAACTATCACAGTTTAACTTTGACCTCCCACAGGAGCTAATTGCACAATATCCCGTAGAGAACCGCGATGAGTCTCGCCTAATGGTTGTGCACCGCGATAGCGGAAAAATTGAACACCGTCAGTTTAGAGATATCATTGAGTATTTTGATGATGGCGATGTGTTTATCATGAACAACACCAAGGTTTTTCCTGCTCGTTTGTATGGACAGAAGGAAAAGACAGGCGCCAAGATTGAGGTATTCTTGTTGAGAGAGCTCAATGAGGAGCAAAAACTTTGGGATGTACTTGTGGATCCCGCTCGTAAAATTCGGGTAGGTAACAAACTGTATTTCAATGATGAAGATGGTGTAGAGCTATTGGTTGCCGAGGTAGTCGACAACACTACATCTAGAGGGCGGACCATTCGCTTTTTGTATGATGGCCCTAATGAGGAGTTCCGTGCACAGCTTTATAAATTGGGACAGACGCCTTTGCCCAAGTATATCAAGCGCGATCTAGAGGACCTAGATACAGAGCGTTACCAAACTATTTATGCCAAGGAAGTGGGTGCTGTAGCGGCTCCTACTGCAGGTTTGCACATGAGCCACGAGGTCATGAAGCGTTTGGAATTGAAAGGGGTAGAATTTGCTGAATTGACCTTGCATGTCGGTTTGGGTACCTTCCGCAACATTGAGGTAGAGGACTTGTCTAAGCATAAGATGGATGCCGAGTACTTCAAGATTAGCGAAAAGGTTTGCGACACTGTTAATAATGCCATTGAAAAAGGCAATCGTCGTTGTGCTTTGGGAACAACTTCTATGCGTTCTATTGAGTCTTCTGTTTCTGCACAGAACTTGCTCAAGCCAGCAGAGGGTTGGACCAATCGCTTCATCTATCCTCCTTACGATTTTAGCATTGCTAACTGTATGATTACCAACTTCCACCTGCCTAAATCTAGTCTTGTGATTATGATTTGTGCCTTTGGTGGCTATGACCTGATGATGGAAGCTTACCGTCAGGCCGTAGAGCAAAAATATCGCTTCTATAGCTACGGAGATGCTATGTTGATTCTCTAA
- a CDS encoding thymidylate synthase, whose protein sequence is MQAYLDLLTHILNEGVDKGDRTGTGTRSVFGYQMRFNLQEGFPLLTTKKLHLKSIIHELLWFLKGDTNVAYLQEHGVRIWNEWADEHGELGPVYGKQWRSWSDKQGQSIDQIQEALNLIKQQPDSRRIIVSAWNVADLPDMALSPCHCLFQFYVANGKLSCQLYQRSADAFLGVPFNIASYALLTLMMAQVTGLEAGDFVHTFGDLHLYQNHLEQAKTQLERTPRPLPKMKINPEKTDLFSFVYEDFQLENYDPHPHIKAKVSI, encoded by the coding sequence ATGCAAGCTTATCTCGATTTATTAACTCATATTTTGAATGAGGGGGTAGACAAAGGGGATAGAACGGGTACGGGTACCCGCTCCGTTTTTGGCTACCAAATGCGCTTTAACCTACAAGAAGGCTTTCCCTTACTCACTACCAAAAAGCTCCATCTCAAATCGATCATTCACGAGCTCCTCTGGTTCTTAAAAGGCGATACTAATGTGGCTTATTTGCAGGAACATGGGGTGCGCATCTGGAACGAATGGGCCGATGAGCATGGAGAATTGGGTCCCGTTTATGGCAAACAATGGCGAAGCTGGAGCGACAAGCAGGGGCAGAGCATTGACCAAATTCAGGAGGCCCTAAATCTCATTAAGCAGCAGCCCGATTCTCGTCGAATTATTGTTTCGGCCTGGAATGTGGCCGATTTGCCCGATATGGCGCTCTCTCCCTGCCACTGTCTATTTCAATTTTATGTGGCCAATGGCAAGCTCTCTTGCCAGCTCTATCAACGCAGCGCCGACGCCTTTTTGGGCGTTCCCTTCAATATTGCCTCCTATGCCCTGCTGACCCTCATGATGGCTCAGGTGACTGGCCTAGAAGCTGGTGATTTTGTTCATACTTTTGGCGATTTGCACCTTTACCAAAACCATTTGGAACAGGCCAAAACGCAGCTAGAAAGAACACCCCGCCCCTTGCCCAAGATGAAGATCAATCCAGAAAAAACCGATCTCTTTAGCTTTGTCTATGAGGACTTCCAACTGGAAAATTACGATCCTCACCCCCATATTAAGGCCAAGGTCTCGATTTAA
- a CDS encoding riboflavin synthase: MFTGIIEDAGQIIGLEKEGSNLHLKLASSLAPELKIDQSLAHNGVCLTVVACNQENYTVTAIEETLIRTNLGQLQVGDIVNLERAMPYNGRLDGHIVQGHVDKTGQCLSIEEVDGSWYFRFSYEIAPEHLLVDKGSICINGVSLTVVNPSQNEFSVAIIPYTYEHTSFKQLKVGDTVNLEFDILGKYVARYAAVYQNA, from the coding sequence ATGTTTACTGGAATTATAGAAGATGCGGGCCAAATTATTGGCCTAGAAAAAGAAGGCAGCAACCTTCATCTAAAGCTAGCCTCTAGCCTAGCCCCTGAGCTAAAAATTGATCAGAGCTTGGCCCATAATGGCGTTTGTTTGACCGTAGTGGCCTGCAATCAGGAGAACTATACCGTTACGGCCATTGAAGAGACCTTAATTCGGACCAATTTGGGCCAACTCCAAGTTGGCGATATTGTCAATCTAGAACGCGCTATGCCTTATAATGGCCGCCTAGATGGCCATATTGTCCAAGGGCATGTAGACAAAACGGGCCAATGTCTCTCTATTGAAGAAGTAGACGGTAGCTGGTATTTCCGCTTTAGCTATGAAATTGCTCCCGAGCATCTTTTGGTCGATAAAGGCTCTATTTGCATCAATGGCGTAAGCTTGACCGTTGTCAACCCCAGCCAAAATGAATTTTCGGTCGCTATCATTCCCTACACCTACGAACACACCAGCTTCAAGCAACTAAAAGTAGGCGATACGGTCAATCTAGAGTTTGATATTTTAGGAAAATACGTGGCCCGATATGCCGCCGTTTACCAAAATGCCTAG